The proteins below are encoded in one region of Halalkalicoccus jeotgali B3:
- a CDS encoding zinc-dependent alcohol dehydrogenase produces MQALRWHGEGDVRVDEVPKPEIEEPTDAIVEITATAICGSDLHLYNDFMPGMEEGDILGHEPMGEVVEVGEEVDDLREGDRVVIPFTISCGECWFCENDLYSLCDETNPNAEMAAETMGHSPAGLFGFSHTLGGYDGGQAEYLRVPHADVGPVKIDSDLSDEEVLFLSDIYPTGYMAAENAEIEENDTVAVWGCGPVGQFAVQSAWMMGADRVIAIDRVEERLGMAEGHADTEVVDYSEDDVYDWLMDETDGRGPDRCIDAVGSEAHHTCVDHVPDEPDRPYVLQEAIKSCRKGGTLSIPGVYIDGMDDVPMGPLMNKALTVNAGQTHVQAYLNPLLETIENGEIDPTEIITHRGSLEDGPELYETFNNKEDDCVKVVLEP; encoded by the coding sequence ATGCAAGCACTCCGCTGGCACGGCGAGGGCGACGTCCGCGTCGACGAGGTTCCGAAACCAGAGATAGAGGAACCGACCGACGCGATCGTCGAGATCACGGCCACGGCGATCTGTGGCTCGGATCTCCATCTCTATAACGACTTCATGCCGGGGATGGAGGAGGGCGACATCCTGGGCCACGAGCCGATGGGCGAGGTCGTCGAGGTCGGCGAGGAGGTCGACGACCTGCGGGAGGGCGATCGGGTCGTCATCCCCTTCACCATCAGCTGTGGCGAGTGCTGGTTCTGCGAGAACGACCTGTACTCGCTGTGTGACGAGACCAACCCGAACGCCGAGATGGCCGCCGAGACGATGGGCCACTCGCCGGCTGGCCTCTTCGGTTTCTCGCACACACTGGGCGGGTACGATGGCGGGCAGGCCGAGTATTTGCGGGTACCCCACGCCGACGTCGGGCCCGTCAAGATCGACTCGGACCTCTCGGACGAGGAGGTGCTGTTCCTCTCGGATATCTATCCCACGGGCTATATGGCTGCCGAGAACGCCGAGATCGAGGAGAACGACACGGTCGCCGTCTGGGGCTGTGGGCCGGTCGGCCAGTTTGCCGTCCAGAGCGCCTGGATGATGGGTGCCGATCGCGTGATCGCCATCGACCGGGTCGAAGAGCGTTTAGGAATGGCCGAGGGTCACGCCGACACCGAGGTGGTCGACTACTCGGAGGACGACGTCTACGACTGGCTGATGGACGAGACTGACGGGCGCGGACCCGACCGGTGTATCGACGCCGTCGGCTCCGAGGCCCACCACACCTGCGTCGACCACGTCCCCGACGAGCCCGATCGCCCGTACGTGCTCCAGGAGGCGATCAAGTCCTGTCGCAAGGGCGGGACCCTCTCGATTCCGGGCGTCTACATCGACGGGATGGACGACGTCCCGATGGGCCCGCTGATGAACAAGGCCCTGACGGTCAACGCTGGCCAGACCCACGTCCAGGCCTACCTGAACCCGCTGCTCGAGACGATCGAGAACGGCGAGATCGACCCCACCGAGATCATCACCCACCGGGGCTCGCTCGAGGACGGCCCCGAACTCTACGAGACGTTCAACAACAAAGAGGACGACTGCGTCAAGGTCGTTCTGGAGCCGTAA